Proteins found in one candidate division TA06 bacterium genomic segment:
- a CDS encoding chemotaxis protein CheC, which produces MDVSQLKAIQLDALKEVANIGACHAATALSELTGEKVMVNVPVIRINPIEEVFSLVAKPNEVVASVLIYFLGDMTGRTLLLFPQEAAWHLTDCLMRQPLGTTKKFGELEESALKEVSNVLTCAYMNSLGDLLGLVVVPSVPNMAVDMASAVLQTVSLEFSSDKDMVVCIETEFRFVEKNTTLYGYFLLLPDPASLEVILKAIHLG; this is translated from the coding sequence ATGGACGTCAGTCAGTTAAAAGCCATTCAGCTGGATGCCCTCAAGGAAGTGGCCAATATCGGGGCCTGCCACGCCGCCACCGCGCTCTCCGAGCTTACCGGAGAAAAGGTGATGGTCAACGTGCCGGTGATCCGGATCAATCCCATAGAAGAAGTGTTCAGCTTAGTGGCCAAGCCCAACGAGGTGGTGGCCAGCGTGCTGATCTATTTTCTGGGCGACATGACCGGCCGCACCCTGCTGCTGTTTCCCCAGGAAGCGGCCTGGCACCTTACCGACTGCCTGATGCGCCAGCCGCTGGGAACCACCAAAAAATTCGGGGAACTGGAGGAGTCGGCCCTCAAGGAAGTTTCCAATGTTTTGACCTGCGCTTACATGAACTCGCTGGGAGATCTGCTGGGCCTGGTGGTGGTGCCTTCAGTTCCCAACATGGCGGTGGACATGGCCTCGGCGGTGCTTCAGACCGTCTCCCTGGAATTTTCCAGCGACAAGGACATGGTTGTCTGCATCGAGACCGAATTCCGTTTTGTGGAAAAGAACACCACCCTCTACGGATATTTTCTGCTGCTGCCCGATCCGGCATCGCTGGAGGTGATCCTGAAGGCCATCCACCTGGGGTAA